ATAGGAGCTGAGGGAGATCCGGGGCTGTGCAGGGACGTAGAGCCAGGTGTGCCGAAGCAGGACCAGGTCGCCGTCGTCGTGGACGGTCGATCGAGAATCGGACACGGGAGGTCTCCTCACTTGCGAGAACCTGTGGTTGCGGGTTCGCTCGCCGGGCTGCGGGCTGGAGGGCAGGGGCAGCGGGCGGAAGCGTGTGCTTGGTCGGCGTAATCCGGTGGCCGAGCCGCGGACAGCGGCCCGGGCCGGAGGGCGAGGACCGTGGCCGTCGGGGCGCTGATCAGGGGGCGCCGTGGTCACAGCGGCGACCTGGGCGCCGGGACTGGCCAGCTCAGGGGGTAGAGGGCGGGCCCGTGCGGGCGTCGCCACGGTTCGGCAGAGCGGCCGGGAGGCGGTCGGTGCGCCCAGGTGTCATGGCAACGCTGATGCCTGCGCGATCAGGTCACCGGGCCCGCCGTGACCGGGGGAAGGCTGGCGGCGAGGGCTGCGGTCAGGGGACCGGTCCGCCACATGGAGACGGCGTTGCTAGGCATGTCGGCGAGCCCGTCGTCGCGTTCCTCGGCGGTGAACGGCAGGCGGGCGTGGGGGCCGACGCGGTACACGGGCAGTTCGTAGTGCTGTTGCGCGACGGGCACGCCGTGCGTCACGAACGGGTCGAACAATTCGGGAGCGAGCCCGCCGAGGGTGGTTTCCTTATTGCCGGTGCAGAGGACGGCGAGGTCGTAGGTCCGACCGTCGATCAGTGCGCTGCCGGGGAGCCCGATCGGTCGTGCCTGGCGGCTCAGCACGGTCAGCCGCCGCCGCCCGTACCGGTCGGGGCGCAGGTGGCGACCGATGGGCTGATACCGGCAGCGGATGTCGCGTCGCCACTGCTGGCAGGTGGTGGGCAGATCGGTGCTGTACCAGTCGATCCGATCGACGGTGTCGAGGGCTGCGGCGGCCAGCCGTGGGTGCGGGCCGATGCCGAGCAGGGACTCCACGGCGCACTTGCCCGAGTCGCCGCCGCCGANTGGCGGCTCAGCACGGTCAGCCGCCGCCGCCCGTACCGGTCGGGGCGCAGGTGGCGACCGATGGGCTGATACCGGCAGCGGATGTCGCGTCGCCACTGCTGGCAGGTGGTGGGCAGATCGGTGCTGTACCAGTCGATCCGATCGACGGTGTCGAGGGCTGCGGCGGCCAGCCGTGGGTGCGGGCCGATGCCGAGCAGGGACTCCACGGTGCACTTGCCCGAGTCGCCGCCGCCGAGGACGGCGACGGATCGGGCGCCGCGCAGCGGCCAGGAGCCGGTCATGCGCCGCAGAAACTGCGGAGAGGTCAGGATGGTGGTGTCGTTGGCCAGGTCTCGGTCGATCGGGTCTCCGAGGCCGCGGGCGTCGATGATCCGCCCGGCGGACAGCGGGCCGTCAGCCGCGGTCTCGGCCTGAACCCCGATTCCGTCGGTACTCACGGCGACGATCTGCGCGCCGGTGATGACCTCGGCGTACTGGGCCAGCGTCAACCGGATGATCAGAGCCATGTCGGTGTTGGCCTGGTAGTCCTCCATGGACAGGCTCGCGGCCTGGATCGGGGCGCCGGGCAGATAGTTGGGGCTGCTGGCTTGATCGCCGGCCGGGCCGGCCCCGCCGCGGCGGTTGGGGGAGTTGAGATGGAAGACCGGCCAGTCGGTCAGCGCGAAGGTCCCGCCGGGACGTTCGGCGCGTTCGAGGACCAGCGGCTTGGGGTAGCCGGACAGGACCCGGGTGGCGGCGTAGACGGCGGCGTGGAAGCCGCTGCCGATGATGACCTCCCGGTCGGTGCCCATCGAGCGCACCAGGGCCTGCCGACGGGAGTCGTCGGCCCAGTAGGTGTTCAGGATGCGGTCGGCCAGGCGGCGGCCGTCAGGGGTGAGGACGGCGCCGGTGAGCCGGGCCGCCAGCGGGCCGGCGAATTCCGGGTTCCGGTCCTGGATCGCCGCTAGTCCTTGGGAAGCGACGGGATCGGCGGCGACGGCAGTCAGTACTGCCTGGATTGCCGCGGACGGCTGCGCGAGGTCGAGGGACGTGTCGGGCATGGGCTCCTCCTCAAGAGGAAGTCACCCAGGTCCGTCGCGCGCCGCGGACCGCCCCCGGGCTGTGCCCGGATATGGCGGTCCGCGACGAACGCGGTACCCGGGCAAGACGAACGAGGGCGAGTGGAGATAGCGACGGGGACAGGCCTCCCGGCCACAGGGATGCACCGGCACCGCGACCGGTGGTGGCCTGAGGCCGACGTCAGCACCCGCGCGGACCGCAGACCGCGGACTGGGTGGGGCCGCTGCGCGGCACGATGTACCGGTCGAGGTCGCTGACCGCGGCGCGGGGTTCCTCAGCGGTGATCGGGTGGCTCAGGCGTGCCTGGCGAGCTGGTCGTCGTCAGATGGGTGTCGTGCGGAGCGCCGTCGGCTGGTAGCAGCCGCAGTCCTCGGGAAACTCGCCGCACCCCAGGCACTGACCGCACACCGGGCAGGAGTCCTCGACGGGTACGCAGTCGGTCTCGCAGATCCAGCACTGCACCAGCTCGAGGGGGCCGAGCTCCTCGATCGGGTCGTCATCCCACAGACGCCCGGTGGAGCGGTACGTCCAGCTCAGCCGGCTCGGGGGCGAGGGCAGGTAGTCGCGGTTGGAGTACCAGATGCCGCCGTCCCAGACGCCGGCGTCCTCGTTGAGGATGTACGCCTGCTCCCGGAACCGGGGATCGACGGTGAGAACCACGACTTTGTTGCCCGGGGTCATCCAGCGTTGGAAGGCCAGCCGGGTGCGGCGCCGTCGCAGCGTCCCGAAGCCGGGTAGGNAACCACGACTTTGTTGCCCGGGGTCATCCAGCGTTGGAAGGCCAGCCGGGTGCGGCGCCGTCGCAGCGTCCCGAAGCCGGGTAGGAATTCCTCGGCGACGATCCGGGTGTCCGACCGGGAATCGCCCTTGGCGGGCCGAACGGCCTCGGGGAAGACGCCGTTGTGCGCGAGTACGGTCCGGGAATCGCCGCCGACCGCGAACGGATGGCAGTTCTCCACGCTGTTGCCGTCGCCGTGCGTGCTGAAGCGGGAGTGGAACAACGCCGGCCCCTCCGGGTAGCGGCGTCGGAGTGCGGCGAATGCGGTGATCGTGGCTTCGGCGTCCAGGCCGTGTTCGACCAGCAGGCCGGAGTCGGTGACGATCGCGAAGCCGTGGCCGTCGTCGTTGGTCTCCGTGCCGGTGCGCAGCGCGTCGGTGTCGGGCAGCGTCCCTGGGGGCAGGAAGGTCAGCAGGCACATGAGAGTGCCTCCAGCTGTTGGGTCAGCGGGGCGTACTCCGCGCGCTCGGACAGCCAGGCGGTGTAGGCGGGCCAGGACCAGCCGGCAGCTCGGGCGATGGCCGCCACGTTCAGGTCGCGGGTGTACTCCACCGACGAGGCGGCGAATCCGAACGCGGCCTGCACCGTTTGCGGCTCCAGGGAGCTGGCGAAGACGCGCAGTTCGAGGGTGTCGGCGTTGTTGGTGTTGATTGCGGTGTGCCGGTTGCCGTAGCCGCCTTTGGCGCGCTTGGCGACCGAGTGGCGGTCATCGTCGCTGAAGTCGGCGTAGCTGCTGCTGCGACCGGCCAGCCGGGTGACATCGGGCTGGTTGCGGTAGACGAACTTCATCCACCGGTAGATGTGCAGCGGGTCGGCGAATCCGGCGCGGGAGAGATGGACGTGTAGGCCGGTGCTGTGGCTGACGCTCGCTCCGGCGGCGGCCAGTTCCGGCAGCATCTCCCACGGGAAGTGCTCGATCGCCCACGCGTAGGTCATCGGGTGGGTGACGATCTCGATGCCCGGATCGATGGACTCGTCGTGCTTCAGATAGCCCAGCTCGCCGAGGTGGGAGTGGGCGATCGCAGCGCACTCCTCGTCATCGTCGTACGGGGTGTGGACCTCGATCTCCGGGCCGAGGAACAGCGGCCCCTCGCCGCGGAAGACCGGCAGCGGCTTGTAGCCGTAACTGTGGATCTCGGTGTGCAAGCCGGCGCCGCTGCGGTGGCAGACGCACTCTCGATCGCAGCCGTCCGGGCAGGGGTCATCGACGTCCGCGTCGTCGTCTTCATCGTCGTAGTCGTCGCAGTCGTTGCCGCAGGACACGTCGTCGTGGTTCCAGCCGCCGCAGCCCTCGCAGCGCCAGTAGCTCTGCTGGCTGCAGAAGTCGCAGATCCTCGATCCGCGAACGGTCCGGATGACCTCGAAGCCCGGGACCACCGTGTGGCAGCGGTCGCAGGCGACGCAGTTCGCGCATGCCCCGCCGAGCGGGCTCGGATCCCCGCACGGGCATCGCGGGGTGTCGGCCGCGCTCTGAGACGCAGGCACCGTGAGTGGCTCGGTGAGGGCCGCCGCGTCGCGGGCGGGGCCGTGGTGGATGTGTGGCATGTGTGCCGTACCTCCGGGACTAGCGAGCGTGATGGAGGTGCGGCGCCTGCCGGCGCGCACCTCACATCGCGCCCGGTTGGGCGGGTGAAATGGCTGGCAGGACCTGCGGGTATTGCTGGTGGCGCTGGTTTCGGCTGAGCGCAGTGGCCTTTGGCCGTCGGCTAGCTCTCGGAGTTGTTAGTCGGTGGCCAGTCGGCGGCCGGAACGCTGGTCACGGATCCGGGTGGCGGGACGGACGCCCCGCTTGCCGGGCAGTCCGTCGCGGTCGGGGTGGTAGAACTCGACGAGGCGGTCGCTCTGTTTGGCGGCGAACATCGCCCGATCGGCTTCCCCGCAGGTGTAAAAGGGGTCGCCGCCGCGAGTCCGGCTGAGGCCGATGCTCACCCGTAGCGGCTCGGGGTCGTACCCGATCGTCGCCGGGCGTTCGAACGCCGCGGCCAGTGCGTCGGCCACGCGGCTCGAGTCGCAGGTGGTGGCGAGGAGGAATTCATCACCGCCGAGGCGGGCGACCAGGCCACCGGGGACGGTTTCGGTCAGCCGCTCGGCGATCGCGGCGAGGTAGGCGTCGCCGCCCTCGTGGCTGTAGGTGGCGTTGATCGCGTGTAGGTCGTCGACGTCGATGATCGCGATCGTGAAGTCTCGCCCCGTCATGTCGGTGAGGTATTGCTCGGCCAGCCGGCGGACGGGCAGGCCGGTGACCGGGTCGGTTTGGGCCAGGTGGAGTTCGTCCTCCAGCGCGGCCAGCCGCTCGGCGGCCGCCGTCAGCCGCGCGTGGAACCAGAGCAGCACCACAGTGCCACCGCTAAATGCCGCGCCGGCGAGCGTCGCAGCCGGAACCGCCCAGCCGCAGGCGAGAAGGACCAGGACGGTCGCGACGACCGCGAGCGCGGCGAGCAGCAAGGCAGCGCGGCGACGCGCTGCGATCCTGCGGGAGGAACTCATGGGGGTCTCCTTCCAGAGATGGGTTAGGGACGAACACGCCGAAGCGCGGGCGAACCGGGGAGTGGTTCGTCCGCGTCGCGTGCGGTGCGGGGAAGAGCGGGGCCTCAGTGGGTGCGGAGTGCGACGAGGACGTCGTCCTCGCGCATCGCGGTGAGATGCTGGTTGGCGCCTGTCAGGTAGTCCAGTCGTGCGGAGAGCTGGTCGGTTTCGCAGGCCAGGTAGGTGCCGTCCNGGGGCCTCAGTGGGTGCGGAGTGCGACGAGGACGTCGTCCTCGCGCATCGCGGTGAGATGCTGGTTGGCGCCTGTCAGGTAGTCCAGTCGTGCGGAGAGCTGGTCGGTTTCGCAGGCCAGGTAGGTGCCGTCCGGGCAGAGCAGACGGTCACCGGGGACGGCCGATAGCCACCCGAGATGGGCGTAGCCCTGCGGCCCGAGCTGGAAGGCCTCCAGGTGGCTGGTGGGCAGCTCGATCGCCCGGTGCGGCAGAGCGTTGTAGGTGCGCATGGCCAGGACCCGCTGCTGGGTCAGGTAGTCCTGCTGCGCCTGCTCCAGCGGGTACCGGTCCGGACCGGCGGCG
The nucleotide sequence above comes from Cryptosporangium minutisporangium. Encoded proteins:
- a CDS encoding GGDEF domain-containing protein: MSSSRRIAARRRAALLLAALAVVATVLVLLACGWAVPAATLAGAAFSGGTVVLLWFHARLTAAAERLAALEDELHLAQTDPVTGLPVRRLAEQYLTDMTGRDFTIAIIDVDDLHAINATYSHEGGDAYLAAIAERLTETVPGGLVARLGGDEFLLATTCDSSRVADALAAAFERPATIGYDPEPLRVSIGLSRTRGGDPFYTCGEADRAMFAAKQSDRLVEFYHPDRDGLPGKRGVRPATRIRDQRSGRRLATD